From Kineosporia succinea, the proteins below share one genomic window:
- a CDS encoding alpha/beta hydrolase encodes MSETAPFLFTRVHPPALSPGDHALRGLLQAVRRVPRPLLAAVLERDPETDPVAHLVRRLPNLPTNALRGRRLPVSAWETTVAGQRLRLYHPAGELPRSLLVLVPGTPIADYPLRFLAFHAHAQVLVTPSNLMVDDAVTLIRWVTSHTRQLGVDPARIALGGEGAGADLVAAVSLALRSDERRPALQVLLGPRTVPERGADLSGVPTTYVASAGTEAQRAPARRYAEAAREAGVQVTAIEHADLPRDYLPYAGLGGRFLEASRHAAYAVRNAML; translated from the coding sequence ATGTCCGAAACAGCGCCATTCCTCTTCACCCGGGTGCATCCCCCGGCCCTCTCGCCCGGTGACCACGCGCTCAGGGGACTGCTGCAGGCGGTCCGGCGCGTGCCGCGTCCGTTGCTCGCCGCGGTTCTCGAACGCGACCCGGAGACCGACCCGGTCGCGCACCTCGTGCGCAGGCTGCCGAACCTGCCGACGAACGCCCTGCGGGGGCGGCGGCTGCCGGTCAGCGCCTGGGAGACCACCGTGGCCGGGCAGCGCCTGCGCCTCTACCACCCGGCCGGCGAACTCCCGCGCAGCCTGCTGGTTCTCGTGCCCGGCACGCCGATCGCCGATTACCCGTTGCGGTTCCTGGCCTTTCACGCGCATGCGCAGGTTCTCGTCACCCCTTCAAACCTGATGGTGGACGACGCGGTCACCCTGATCCGCTGGGTCACCTCCCACACCCGGCAACTGGGCGTCGACCCCGCGCGTATCGCCCTGGGTGGTGAGGGTGCGGGTGCCGACCTGGTGGCGGCGGTGTCCCTGGCGCTGCGGTCCGACGAGCGGCGCCCGGCCCTCCAGGTGCTGCTGGGCCCCCGCACCGTGCCCGAACGGGGTGCGGACCTGTCCGGGGTGCCAACCACGTACGTGGCGTCCGCCGGCACCGAGGCCCAGCGCGCCCCCGCCCGCCGGTACGCCGAGGCCGCCCGCGAGGCGGGCGTACAGGTCACCGCCATCGAGCACGCCGACCTCCCGCGCGACTACCTGCCCTACGCCGGGCTGGGCGGCCGTTTTCTCGAAGCCTCACGACACGCTGCCTACGCCGTACGCAACGCCATGCTGTAG